Proteins found in one Rhodothermus sp. genomic segment:
- a CDS encoding ferredoxin family protein has translation MPYVVCEPCINCKYTDCVEVCPVDCFYEGPNFLAIHPDECIDCNACVPT, from the coding sequence ATGCCGTACGTTGTCTGCGAGCCCTGCATTAATTGCAAGTACACCGACTGCGTCGAGGTTTGCCCGGTTGACTGCTTCTACGAAGGGCCCAACTTTCTGGCGATTCACCCTGATGAATGTATCGACTGTAATGCCTGCGTGCCTACC
- a CDS encoding DUF2249 domain-containing protein, translating to MADATTSPPAFLAGLSEEQFVELDVRPILRSGGEPFSLIMETAARVPPGHVLRLRATFKPVPLFGVMRLKGWAHWIARGDGDDWEIWFYRPRDFQNIP from the coding sequence ATGGCAGACGCAACAACTTCGCCACCGGCTTTTCTGGCCGGCCTTTCGGAAGAGCAGTTTGTTGAACTGGACGTGCGGCCGATATTGCGCAGCGGTGGCGAGCCGTTTTCGCTGATCATGGAAACGGCCGCTCGTGTGCCACCCGGACATGTGCTGCGGTTGCGGGCTACCTTCAAACCGGTGCCGCTGTTTGGCGTCATGCGCTTGAAGGGCTGGGCACACTGGATCGCCCGTGGCGACGGTGACGACTGGGAAATCTGGTTCTATCGTCCCCGTGATTTTCAAAACATCCCGTAA